The DNA window ACAAAAATATctcaaatctaaaaaaaaaaaaagagaccgAAGCTTAAGGTCCGCATTATTTTATTGACACTTGacccttaattaattaattaattaaatcaaataattaaattttttattattttatatgcaAAGATTAAACGACAGCCTCAAAAGCCAAATCCTTGTGAGCCTTTAGATCATATAGCTGACGTGGCTTCCGTAGGCCATACAAATCAAACTTTTAGATATTTTTCTGTTCTTCATAGCTATGAGATTTTCTCAACCGTTAGATCAAAGTCGGTTCGGCAATTCAATTTCGTTTTATAGCCGTTAGATCTAAGCGACCtgttttaagatatttttagcAGCAATGGGttagatttttctttttcctacttatttttgcttTGCTTTTGACATTGTTTTCTCCCATTGCTAAAGCTTGGAGTTCaaaatcaagggtaaaattgtaCTGTGTTTGGTGTTAGattttagtggtaaaattcataaaaaaagaagaagagaacatATGGGTGAGGTTTTGATGAGCAGCGATGAAGTGAAAACAGAGAGCGAAATCGATAGAGAAAATGGGGAATTTGAAGGGAATAAGAGAAGGAAGAAGATGAGTGGTGGGAGTTTTGTTTCTGGTGAAGCTGTGAATTGGGAAAGCTTTTTACCAACAATGGCGTTAAGGGTTTTATTGGTTGAAGCTGATGATTCAACTAGACAGATTGTTACTGCTCTTCTTAGGAAGTGCAATTACAGAGGTTAGTTTCCATTTTTTTGAGGGTTTATTTGAATTACTGTTATCAGATGAAAATGTTTAGTGGTTTTTCAATTGCTGTCAGCTTTTATGGGTACTTATTTGTGAATCGTCTCTGTTTCATGGCTGCCCGAGAATTTGATCCATTACTacttctgtttttcaatttcactgtttttagttgttttagttttaatGGGTACTTTAAGGTGTTAGAGCCAATCCATAATTCAGCTTACCTTCTCTctttatttaaatgttttcttAGCAGTTGTTCTTCTTAGCTCAAATGGTTTATAtgaataacataattttttttttggcttatgAATAAATCTGATAGATTTGGTTCTTTGTTAGTAAATTTCCTTGGGAGATAGGATCCACGTGCTTAAATTCATTTTCTGTTGATATAAGGAGGAGATCGTGGCGGTTTGGAGAGCCGTTGGTGGGATTGGATGATCGGAGTATGGATACCGGGGGAGGACCGGAGAGGAGATCAGAGTAAAAGAGAGTTGAGAACCTTTTTTTAAAAGAGAAGGTGTCTTGGTCCCTTTTTCCGGTGCTCGTAAGCGTTCTCTTTGATAGTTCCTAAGGCGACAGGTGGCACCTCGGGAATTAGTAGAGAGAACCCTTATAGGTTTTAAGGGTACCATGAAAAGTGATCATGACACCTTTTCTAAAAGAGGCTCTCAACTCTTTTCTACTCTGGTCTCCTCTCCGATCCTATCCCTGTACCCATATTCCGATCATTCGGGTAAAGCGTCTTAAACCGCCACATGTTCTTCCTCCTATCAACAATTTCGTATTTTGTGAAATTGGATcaatgcatttaaaaaaaaagaaaagaaagtaaaaacaaaatcTCATAATTTATAGCAATATTAGTTTGACTTGAGTGTGAGTGTCGGATACGGGCATTACAACTTTGTTTCATCTCAAAACATGTTGATTTCAGCTTGTAAATATGTTTCTGTAAAATTCAATTTGCATTAGTATTATCCTTTTGGGTTGTTTGAGTCCCACCCCAACTAGTTTTGTATTGAAATGATTCCACTTCATATGCAAGATCCTCTGCTTTTTTAACATTTTGGCAATAAAACATGGTTACATATGGTGGATCAAgctgttccttttttttttttaactttttcctagCCTGCAAAACTGTACATCAATTCTTGCTTCGAAATAAGAAGTCGTTTAGAATCATAATACGCTACATTCAGAACTGAAGATGGCTTTCCCCCCCATTTTTTGCGTGCAGTTTCTGCTGTTTCTGATGGCTTGCAGGCATGGGAGATGCTAAAAGCAAAACCCCATAACATTGATCTCATTTTGACTGAAGTGGATTTGCCATCTATATCGGGATTCGCTCTTCTCACGTTGATTATGGAACACGAGATTTGTAAAAGCATCCCTGTTATAAGTACGTTATGGAGGATACTATAATATTTTCTAGGCATTTCTACTATATGTCTGGCAaaacaagtaattttttttttccctttcggCATGATTGTGCAGTGATGTCCTCACAACATTCGATTAGCACGGTATACAAATGCATGTTGAGAGGGGCTGCTGACTATCTTGTTAAGCCATTAAGAAGAAATGAGCTGAGAAATTTATGGCAGCATGTATGGAGAAGACAATCAGTATGCTTACTTCTACACTTCATTTCATTTTCCTTCTTTTAACGGTTCCTTCAATGttataatttacattttttcTGATCCCGGTTTATGTTTCTTGTTCGAGTCAGTTGATAGCCAATGGAAACACCCCTCAGGACGAGAGCGTTGGGCagaaaaagattgaagctatATCTGACAATAATGCTGCAAGCAATCGTTCGAGTGGTTGTTTGGTTGGTGGTGAAAGAAATAAGGAACAAACCGAGAAAGGGAGTGAAGCTCTGGTCAGTGTTCTTCATTTGTCGTCTTTATTTGGTAATAGATTAGTGCGTTTACTATATAATTAGTATTGTGCCCTTTTAAAAACAATCTACTTAACGGAGCCTCCTAAGGTCATAGATAAGTGCATTTCGTTTGGTTTATGTTGTCTGCATGAAGTTTTTTACAGATTGCATGTTTTCTGTCCCTTGCAGAGCACATGTACAAAGCCAGACATGGAAGCTGAGGATGCAAACATGGAAAATATGCAGGAATTTTTGCTCTTGCCGAGTAATTCTCAGAAGCACGAAGTTCAGATGAATTTCAATCAGAGACTGCTCGTGCATGAGAAGAAAACTGGGGGTAAGTAAGAtgctaaattttgaattttggcatTGTCTTATCTGTTCAGTTTGAAGAGCATATATAACCTTTCTCTAAACTCGAATTAAATTTGTGAGCAGTTGTTGGTGCTTGCAAGGATACCAAGATCTCGGTTGAGACCGGTGATGCCGTTGGTGATTCACCAAGAAAAGCTATTGATTTCATGGGAACATTCGATAGAAATTGCAATTCTTCTTCGATGAATAGCACAAGTAAGGTTGGATCTTCGACACACTTGGATTTTTCGTTGGGACGATGTTCTCCTAATGCATTCGAGAATCATGCTACTCGAGAAAAGCCTACCCTTTGGCATCCTAATTCATCAGCCTTTACAAGGTTGGTTTCTGTTGTATTTCTCGATACCCTCTCAAGAGCTTAGCTCAAAAACTTTCGAAGCGTTTTTCGGAACAAGATGATGTAATCACATTTTGCTTAATGCAGGTACTCTAGCAGGCCATCACAGCCCCTGCAGTCAACGCTGACAAGTGTGAGTGATCAAAAGAAAGAGTCCGGAACTGATTCTGAGAAGATGTTGCCCAATAGTATTGACGAGTATAACTCTGACACTCCTAGTCCGAAACTAACTCCTCAGAGAAACACGAACCCTTTGACTACCGGAACTACTGGTCAATTGAGGCAAACTGAAGTAGCGGCATCATGCACACAACAGGTAGTATTGCCTGTTCTAGTACCAAGTCCGAGCTTAGCCAACCAAAAGGAACTTGCCTGTTGTGTGAACCCATTTCACCATCCCAGTTTTGAAAGCAACTCATCTGGACAGTTTTACGATCGACTTGCCTCTAACACAAACCAGTTAACCAACCAACCTTTGCAGAAGTTGGACCAAAAGATGAATTCAACCGAGGATAGAGGACACATTTCCCCTACCACCGACCAGAGTGCAACCAGCAGTTTCTGTAACGGCTCCTTAAGTCAACTTAATGGTATTGCATATGGAAGCACTGCTGCAAGTAATAACAGCAATATTGACCAGGAAGCTGTTGTCCGAGCTTCTGCAGACAGCAAGAACGACGACGTTTTCCCCAGTCCTACTGGAAATTCACATCGTTCTATCCAAAGAGAGGCAGCTCTAACGAAGTTCCGCTTGAAGCGGAAAGATAGATGCTTTGAGAAAAAGGTACAAAAATACCATCAAATGCCATCATCCCGGTGTCTTATAAAACAGCTAATGTTTTCCGCTGGATACTTTTTACAGGTCCGTTACGAGAGCCGAAAGAAACTCGCTGAACAGCGTCCAAGGGTTAAAGGTCAGTTTGTTCGTCAACCACAAGCTGATCTGTCCCATTACGGCAATTCATCCGATGGGTAGCTAAGAGTTTTTTAAACCGAGGAGATGCCATTGTACATATCTATAGCTTGGTAAGTATACTATTTGGTTATCTAAAAGAGGTTGCTATATATACTTATTGTAACATAATATTTTGAGCTTGTTTTCGCATTAGGGGATTGATTGCCTTTGGTCATTCTTTATTGGTTTACCTGGTAGATTTGTAACTAGAAAGATTTACTTAGGGCTTTTAACTCGGTTTTATACATTCATCTTAAAGAGGTAATAGGTAACGTAGAAATCCGAGTTTAAATCTCAATATCTGCAAAATTTTTTTCTCGAACGGCATCTTTTGTTAGAAAAACCCGACATTAACAttgataaattttagaaataggcCATCTCTGTTTGTAGATTTCATACCAGTAGCAAGTTCCTAGTTGAGTGTTGCTTGTTGGAGCTGCCATGGCTAATTGCTTGAAAATTCAATGTAAATAATCCCATCTTTATTTTGTAAACAAATACAGACAATCATGTAGGAGTTAGTGGGACATATGATCATACCAAAAATAGACGCAATCTTCCCTAATATAATTTTTGTTCTTGAATCtggcctttttttttttgtccattttgatcCTTAAACAGAGTAATTAGATTCATTTtagtttttaagttaaattttgtcaaaatttgataACGTAATTAGTGTTATTAGAAAAAGACAGCTTGAATGGATCAAAATTATTGACAAAAATCGATTcactttttaaagttttaaaataaccTAATCACTAAGTAAatcgaaaaaaatattttttattacatgGGCACGCTCTACAAGGAGATGATATATGCGATTGATCCAAGGGTTGCCGTTTTCTTACACATTCCTCGGTGTTTTGCCACTTGCTCATTATCTGAATCTGGTTgcttataggttttttttttttcaaaatggtaTCAAGTTTTTAATGGAAATTTACTGCTGCTACCTCTCCCTCGACACCCccacaaaagcaaaaaaaaaaaaagttgaatgaaGAGTCAATAGTAATGGGGTCAGGCAGCTTTTGTATTTGATTGAAGGACTCAAAAACTGGAATTGCTTTGTATTAAAAGCAAACCCTTTCTGGTCTAAATTGAGGGGTACCTTTAGCTGATTTTTCTAACAAACCTGACCGACTAATGAGCTTCATGGGATTCATGATTTGTTTCTACCCTTTCcataaaagctcttttaaaaggaGTTTCCATTGCAGATTctgattattttaaaattaaataaaaagaaagatataGCTGTATGTATATCCTGCTCCTCAATCATCGAGTTTGTAATGTATATACTTAAAAGCCATTTACTTTTGGAAAAAAAGTATAAAACTTGTAATTCAAGCTTGTCGCATGTGGAGGGCCCATGAGTACCATTTGTAATCATGTTTTAGCTTTTCTTATTAATAATAGCTCTTTAATTTCAGTAAGAGAAGGTAGATTTAAATGTTGTAAAGcgtattattctcttatttatagaCTGTAGAggaattatgaataattttagatATAATAAACAACAGATATAATcagaaattataaataaataaataacccttTCAATTACTACCGCCCtcaatttgttttcattttttggaCTACTTATGCGACCTTAAACATGTTAAGATCCTCCCTATCTTACTTTTCTGCTTATTAAGGTGATGTTAGAACTAATTCATAATTATATTCAACTCCAAATTATTCTTAATCATCAACTTAATAAAAGGTACATTCCAGAAGTTAAAAGAGAGGTTTAACCAAATCCCACCACCAAGTGGACCTGCCACTCAAAAGGATAAACTAACATTTAGTCCCTAGTTTGGTAAGCTTTTTAATATtgattactattttttttatccaCATTAGTTCTAGAAATCgacaaaattttctaatttggtCTATGAACATGAGTTCTATTAAGGTATTATGGCGTGACACTCCGTCACTTGAAActctttaaagaaaaattaaaagttattttttaagagtattttgtataattatttttaaatttttaggtgAATCCATGTTCATGGACCATGTTgagaaaaattgtcaaattttggAATTAAACATGAACCAAAAGAGTTTAAGaacctaattgaataaaatttgcaaattcaaggactaaatttTGCTTTATCCCAAAGATTTTGTATTGGTTAAGATATGTCATAAGTACTTGTACTCTTAGTAAATTTGGTatttaatctctctacttttcaaaatttaaaatttaggtcaAATGATTAACGatactattaaatttatttttgttaaatttaggttcattacaatatcatttttttatgttacacctaccaagtgagtattttttttttaatttcaaaatgtcacaccaatcaatttaacaaaaaaaattaacaatattagcaattggacttgaattttgaaatcgggataagtagagagactaaattcttggaaataaaaatataaggactaaattctaaatttatgaataGTACAGCAACCTATATCAAATTTTAACCCTTTTGTATTCCTCCATTTATTAAAAGCCCATTGCCACCTTCTCCCTCTGTAAAACCCACCTTCTCGATCTCTTTTCCTTCCATTCTACCCTCTCCCAAATGTCTCAAGTCTTCTCAAAATCCCCCAAACACTGCGCCGAACGACGACGTTTCACCATTTCCAAATCCCACAAGAAGCTCTTCTTCGCTTTCTCTTCCTTTTTGACCCTCCTTTTAGCCTTCATCTTCCTCATCTGGCTAACCCTTCACCCTTCCAAACCACAGTTCTCTCTCACTCAAGCCGATATCTATCAACTCAGCTTAACTCGCCCTTCCCTTCTTAACTCATCCATCCAACTCACTTTCCTCTCTAAAAACCCAAACAAAAGAGTCGCCATTTACTACAACCAGTTACAAGCTTACGCTTCATATAAAGGTCAACAAATAACTGCTGATACCACTCTTCCTCCGTTTTATCAAGACCATGAAGAAGCCAACTTGTTGACTGCGTTTTTACAAGGAACGGCCTTACCGGTGGCTCCGTCTTTTGGATACGAAGTTGGACGTGATCAGATCGCTGGTAAGATAGTTTTGAGCTTGAAAGTTAATGGGAAACTCCGGTGGAAAGTCGGGAGTTGGGTTTCCGGCCGTTATCGATTCAACGTTAACTGTGTGTCTATTATAGCGTTTGGACCTAATACTGCCCCAACGAGTCCATTGAGTTCAAATCGAGGGACTCAGTGTTCCACTACCGTGTGAGATAGTAAGTtacgtaaatatatatatatatagatatgtttTCCCCTATTGATTTTTCTTCACTTTTTTTAAGGATTG is part of the Gossypium hirsutum isolate 1008001.06 chromosome D11, Gossypium_hirsutum_v2.1, whole genome shotgun sequence genome and encodes:
- the LOC107904548 gene encoding two-component response regulator-like APRR5 isoform X1 translates to MGEVLMSSDEVKTESEIDRENGEFEGNKRRKKMSGGSFVSGEAVNWESFLPTMALRVLLVEADDSTRQIVTALLRKCNYRVSAVSDGLQAWEMLKAKPHNIDLILTEVDLPSISGFALLTLIMEHEICKSIPVIMMSSQHSISTVYKCMLRGAADYLVKPLRRNELRNLWQHVWRRQSLIANGNTPQDESVGQKKIEAISDNNAASNRSSGCLVGGERNKEQTEKGSEALSTCTKPDMEAEDANMENMQEFLLLPSNSQKHEVQMNFNQRLLVHEKKTGVVGACKDTKISVETGDAVGDSPRKAIDFMGTFDRNCNSSSMNSTSKVGSSTHLDFSLGRCSPNAFENHATREKPTLWHPNSSAFTRYSSRPSQPLQSTLTSVSDQKKESGTDSEKMLPNSIDEYNSDTPSPKLTPQRNTNPLTTGTTGQLRQTEVAASCTQQVVLPVLVPSPSLANQKELACCVNPFHHPSFESNSSGQFYDRLASNTNQLTNQPLQKLDQKMNSTEDRGHISPTTDQSATSSFCNGSLSQLNGIAYGSTAASNNSNIDQEAVVRASADSKNDDVFPSPTGNSHRSIQREAALTKFRLKRKDRCFEKKVRYESRKKLAEQRPRVKGQFVRQPQADLSHYGNSSDG
- the LOC107904548 gene encoding two-component response regulator-like APRR5 isoform X2; translated protein: MGEVLMSSDEVKTESEIDRENGEFEGNKRRKKMSGGSFVSGEAVNWESFLPTMALRVLLVEADDSTRQIVTALLRKCNYRVSAVSDGLQAWEMLKAKPHNIDLILTEVDLPSISGFALLTLIMEHEICKSIPVIMMSSQHSISTVYKCMLRGAADYLVKPLRRNELRNLWQHLIANGNTPQDESVGQKKIEAISDNNAASNRSSGCLVGGERNKEQTEKGSEALSTCTKPDMEAEDANMENMQEFLLLPSNSQKHEVQMNFNQRLLVHEKKTGVVGACKDTKISVETGDAVGDSPRKAIDFMGTFDRNCNSSSMNSTSKVGSSTHLDFSLGRCSPNAFENHATREKPTLWHPNSSAFTRYSSRPSQPLQSTLTSVSDQKKESGTDSEKMLPNSIDEYNSDTPSPKLTPQRNTNPLTTGTTGQLRQTEVAASCTQQVVLPVLVPSPSLANQKELACCVNPFHHPSFESNSSGQFYDRLASNTNQLTNQPLQKLDQKMNSTEDRGHISPTTDQSATSSFCNGSLSQLNGIAYGSTAASNNSNIDQEAVVRASADSKNDDVFPSPTGNSHRSIQREAALTKFRLKRKDRCFEKKVRYESRKKLAEQRPRVKGQFVRQPQADLSHYGNSSDG
- the LOC107904547 gene encoding NDR1/HIN1-like protein 26, translating into MSQVFSKSPKHCAERRRFTISKSHKKLFFAFSSFLTLLLAFIFLIWLTLHPSKPQFSLTQADIYQLSLTRPSLLNSSIQLTFLSKNPNKRVAIYYNQLQAYASYKGQQITADTTLPPFYQDHEEANLLTAFLQGTALPVAPSFGYEVGRDQIAGKIVLSLKVNGKLRWKVGSWVSGRYRFNVNCVSIIAFGPNTAPTSPLSSNRGTQCSTTV